Sequence from the Thunnus maccoyii chromosome 22, fThuMac1.1, whole genome shotgun sequence genome:
CAGTGCACAGTTTATCTGCAGGTCCAGGCAGTGGTTACTGAAATGTCCTAATTTAGGATTCAGATAGAAAAGGTGACTGGGTTTTAAACACAGATGGTGGACTTGAAAAGTGTTGCGTTAGCACTTTTGTGTTACTGATTGTGCTCAGCTTGAGCTTGACAAATGGACAAGTGATTTTAAGCAGTGATAAATGAGTAAATACAACCTATGACCTCCACTCAGTGGTCAGCATTAGGTAAACAACTGCCAGAGTGAACAGAAAtgtgtaatatattttttttaaagacaatgTGATTTAACATCTAATTTAGAGTAATTAGTAATACCTAATTGCACTTAAATATTCTTTGAAAACTTGATTGTACATCCCAATAAAGACAAGAAAACTTGCTTAATTGGCgtataaatgtcagaaaatgtcgaATATCCACTGCTGATTTCAACACCGAGATTTGGAGTTGAACACAAGTTGCAGATTCATCCTGTCCTCTAAAAAACATCCCTCCCCAGCAGACATGTGACTCAAGTGCAACACTATCGAAAGACTGCGGAAATTTCTGTTCCCTAAACAATCCAGGAAGTCACAGAGAGGTCGTATAAAACATCTGTTAATTTTcactgcacaaaaaaacatgcaaaattcGCTCCATAACCCAAGTAAGGCAGCAATAATCTAACATAAAGGCTGCATAAAATAAGCTATAACACTGTAGTTTTGACATATGTCACAACGTGAAGCAACACAAGCGACAACACTCCGTTGTGTTATAAAACAATTAGTAATGTACTGGAGCAAAGCTGGACAAAGTCCTTCGCTAACTTGCTAAAAACACCTcacagcttgtttttgtttttacagagtCGTCGAAATTGAAAGCGACTTACCTGAGACAGCACAGCAGGCCATGAAAATGAACACAACAGCCTTGTTCATGGTGACAGGTGTTGACTGACTGACGGTTACTGGTTCACAGCTGCACTTCTCTGCAGTGACGCTCAATTGTGCATCGAACGCGCTGAGTCTCCGCTGATAAACAAACTGCTACGTCAAGCTGCTGAAGGTACAGAGAAAGTGACCGGAAGTTATCagagtttcatttaaaaaaaaaagaaaagtatcaCTAATTTTCAAAAACACAACTGCCACAAGTACCagtacaacaatacaacaaacaaTAATACAACAATAGCAAATTAGCATATTAACCCACCTATTATGTTGAGAATCAATCTGACCCATTTTTACTCTTGAGTTGTCTGAAATAGTGGTTACTGATTCTTTTCCTGCCTGAAATTCTTTGActtttcctcatttcttttttttttttttttttaatttctttttttatttctttctttactgAATTTGTGTCTGCGGGTCAATTTGATCCGGAGGCTTTCATGTAGGTAAATAGTtgcacagacacaaaataaaaatgtgtctttgatgTATATTGTTGGTTTTATTCTGTTGACTGGTTGGCTCAACCAATCAGATTGGTTGACACTCAGGTCGGCATAACCTGCTGTCGAGTGTAGGGAGGTGTGTGTATCGGCTCCTCTGTTAGCCTCTGTGACCTATAGTTACCCATAACACCCTGCTGTTTTTAGATTTGCATAGACATATAACTTGTATCTCTGCAGGAGCATAATTACTCAACAAGACAGTGAAATCAGCAGCATGTGTGTACAGAGCAGGAAATACATGTACAGTTAGCAAACATTTAGATTGTGCTCATCATGTGgaggatgataaaaaaaaagtgaggggATTGATaaacatgatgacatcatatCTATAGTGAGTGTGAGTGGACTTGCCTTtacaaaatataagaaaatatggGACTAATAAAGAAAGTGAGCACCCCTGTGACATGTCAGTATAAGAATTGTGAGAATGTAATGTGTTTGTATGAAAGGAAAAAGTAATagttgttaaaaaataatgtatacatcgaatgatttcttttttttgtatcatttgACAAActataatgacatttttattgatgTCAATTGATTATTTGCCTGTTTGTGAGGGTATTCAAACAGTGTGAGTCAGTTTGAAACATAacataatggatttttttttcaacataacTGGAGTGTAAAGAACAAATAATGCTTTATTGAAAAATTATGTTGAGACTTAATGTATTAGATGCAAAATACTatcatatttgacaaaaaaaatgtatgcaaCTGACAGATTCAGTCATTTTATCGTCAATATGACTTCACTCAAGCAATGCAAAGGACAGGCCCACTTTGTTATGGAGTACAGATCATTGAGTGTTTGATAAGGTAGGCATTAATCCTTTAAGGAGCAtgatttgtattcattttgatATCATCTTTCTTATgtaaaatttgaaattttgaccatGGTCAGCGCTGGCTCATATGGTCATCAAAAACATTTGGATTTCACATCTTTCTATTTCAAACGTGACTTTTAGATTTTATGGCCAAATGGGAATTTTAACTTATGAGCAGCGTTAGACGAGTAGGAGGATGAGAACAGACTACATTGAAGGTAACCGATGTGGTGCATGAGAGTAAAAAAGCATtaatataaactgaaataaacagtCATGTCATTCTAAGGGACACAGCAGCACTTTTCAATTGTAATTATATTTTGAAAGCAGTAACCGGAAGCGCTAGTGTTGATAGTGCAAGCGATTCTATTGACTTTACTGATTGGTATCATTGCTACGGAAACGAAACCGATGTGAAGCAACGATCTGCCTAAAACTGGACAAAAGGTTCAATGCTATTTTCCACCATATTGAAACGAAACCTGTACCAAGCTGGATTCACGCGGTCTGAACTGTACCCGTTCATACATTCGATTCTCTGTGATTCTCTGTGATTTAGTACTACATTATGTTCAAACCTCAACTATCTCAACTTACATTTTTACTGAGGACAGTAACCTCTAGCTCCTCTCTATATTGCATAAGAACACAGACTTTTAACAAAATGCAATAAAGAAAGCCGGCTCACTGACACAGCATAATTCTGTCTTAGTTAACTCTCATGAGGCATTAGAATACTAATAGAAACAGTACTAATAGGCCTAGAGGGAGTAGTAGTAGCCTAATTGTAATTTTGATTGTAGTAATAGTGGTAGTATTAGTGATTTTAGTAGTTGTAACAGTATTAGTAATGGTAGTGGTAGTTgtgatagtagtagtagttatagcagtagtggtagtagtacaGTCATAATAGTAATAGTACTATAGTACTAGTGGTAGTTAGcttagtagtagtattagtggTTATAGCAGTGGTAGTAGTAGTTATAGTCATAGTAGTAATAGTACCACTGTACTGGTAATAGTAGgcttagtagtagtaatagtggtaGATTTTGCAGTAGTTGTAGCATCAGTAATAGTTACAGCAATAGTCAGAGTTGTAGCAGTAATAATATTTCTGATAACAGTGGTGTTATGTTAGTAACAGTACACAGAAAAGAATTAATCAATAACCAGAATACTGACTATATTGGCAGACTTCATGTTTTATGACTATATGTGACCTAAAGAAGGAAACTGACTATCACACAGTCAGGCGTGTTCTCACCTAAACCTCGTGACCAAATGTACAGCAGCTGCTTTAGGAGTTCTTTGAATTTAGTCAAATACGTGTCCTTTTAGTTTCATTCTTCGTTgctttcttttgtcttgtggtttagttgttgcagtatTTACTGCAGATCCATTAAATCCAAATTTCAAATGTCACTATGATATccataacatatatatatttaaacattttgaggACTAATTGGAACAATGAAAACTAACaatgttttacattaatttgatttattaataGAAGTAAGTTACCATATTCACCTCAGCAACCACAGTAAACCCGCATAGTGTGCATCTAATGCAAGCTGTCGTagagtactactcagcctgtgaagcTGGCAGCTTTGTTAAGTCTGATAAACTAACCAGATGATGTCACAGGGTTGTCTTAATTTGAGTTTAGAGAAATTTATATCCAAAAGCCTGCTTAAGACAAATGGGGACGTTcttattatcatatttttatttcaaggtTCAGTCTGTGTTCAAAACATAATCATGATGGCAGCCAACACTTTAAAATAGAGAATTGGAACAGTTATTATGTATTGATGTGAAGAGTTTATGCATCAAAGCTGAAGACTTTACTGTTCGCTGCTGTCTTTTATTGAATCAAAGttgaggcttttgattaatatcttacactgcactgtaattttcattctcctgttttatctcttattctgtctagttttttttttttttttaaccatttttaattgtatttcaatgtctttttatgttgtcttgtgttgcttttacattttgtcttgatgccttttatgttttatgtaaagcactttgaattaccttgttgttgaaatgtgctatacaaataaactttcttTGCCTTACAGTAATAATATATGTAAACATTGCTGTAAAACAGGTTTAGATTTTAAAGTCTGattatgaaacacaaacatttttatagatTATAAAGATTTATATCATTTCTTAAACTATGTGAATAACCTCAAGTTagtatggtaaaaaaaaaaagacaacttttGAAGTTTTTAAGTTTTGCTGATGCACTGCtctaatatttaataaaaacaaggtCAAATGGTCTCCGTCTAAACTATGGCAGCACTGTGTTTTCGGTTTCCCCATCGGTTTAATTTCCCGGGAAAATGTTATGATAATGAGGTAACTCTCTGCCAATCCTGATGCTCAAAAACCAACTGGCCCCGCCCTCGATGACGACGAACGAGAGGAAACTGTACAATACCATAAAAGGAAAATACTCCCGCATGCGCAGTAGATTGAGTTTTGTTTGAAGTGAACTGCCCTACAAGCTGCAAAGTCGCTAAGCAATTGATTTTAACAGTATATTTCTCACATTTCCTCCGTGTTGTTTTAGTGCCTCTATGCATCGTAGAGACGATGTTAGGCCATCACTATCCAAATGCCGACAAGTCGCAACAACTGGTCAACTATGTGGAGGATTATCTGGAATGTGTGGAGTCCCTGCCTTTGGACATacaaagaaatgtttctttGCTTCGGGAAATTGATGCAAAGTATCAAGGTATTGTATTTacatctttttaatctttaattccATCTGTGTGTTGTAATGTGGCAAACATTAGCGGTGTCTGAGAGGGCGTGCTGAAATGGTGGAGCAGGCGCCAGCCTTGTCTTCCCATTTTATAAAAACCGAGCGCCCCTTGCTCGTATCTACTTCGATAAACAGTAATGTGACCCGCTGAAATGTGGATAATTACACTGATGAGCCATGTGTTCAATAAACAAGTCAGCCGTCCGTCAGTTAGCATAACCCGGACACACTCCGTCCTGTTTTGTGTGTGGCACCAAACTCAACTCGAAAATCTTGAAATTTGATATTTCTTTCTCTCGGCACACGCACATATACTGAATAACTTTGTCCAAGATATGCTCTGAATACGCTGTGTCCAATGGCAAATTCGGCATTAATGTAATGCAAAAAATAGCACTGTGTAATAATAAAATCTCAACTTTTTCAATTGGTACATGCTGCCGCCCACCACGGTGTTTCCGCGGCTTATTATTATGGGAAAACCAggaaaaacaatgaacaaactcagaaatgtatttaaaataaacactgcTTGTTGTATTGAATGGATGCCGAACGCAAGAACGCAgcataaatatttgtaaatatcATAAATCGTGTTGATTGAGGTGTGAACGTTTGCCTGAAGACTATGGTTACTACACACCGTCGTTTTTTCAATGAAAGCTGGTGTTTCATTCTGCATACGAAAGAATGCTGGTTAACAGTTCATTTTCGCCTTGTTTGTGAAACAGATAGATGCAATATGTTGCTGATATCCCCATTATTAATGACACTTGAGCATGCTGGCGTTTGTTAACAAAAGCCCACAGTACAGGAAAACAATCCTCATTGTTGCTTTATGTTGACGCAGGGTGAGCAGCGGCTAAACCAGCCTTCGTTACCAATACGTTCAACGACACCGTCGACAGATAAtgtgacacacactgacagagttAACGACGTTTTCGCCTTAAATTGTTTTTAAGCGAGATTGTACGACTGCTTAACCACTGTTCTCCTCGAGTGTGAACTGCAGAGCCGGAGAGCTCCTCTTCTAGGCAACCCCCTTCAATATTACTGCCGTCATTTCCTGGAGGCAGGAACTCACTGCGGTTcagccctcctcctccaggcTGTAACTGCTGCAAACAACATGTCCAACTTCAGTTTCACTTCAGTTGAAGTTGTCTACACTTGACTTGAGGGAAGATTTAAATGGAATTCAACCcggcttttaaataaaagtatgaaTATAATCCCTAGTCAAAAAGTCCTACAAGACTTTCATCTTTTCCAATAGAATCCTTAAGGATACccacaattttttaaaaatcctatAGGAATTCCATAGGAAAAAGTTTTTAGGATTTTCTCAGTCCTATtggaaatctgttttttttctgctagaTCCAATAAAATCCCTTAGGATTCCTATACATTCTAAACATCCTATAAGACTTTTTATCCccttttattagaaaaaaaagtttggttCTTGTAGGATTTTCTCAGTCCTAATGGAAATCTGTTTTTTCTATTGGAtcttatatatatttcaaacatcttacaagactttcattcatttttttttagttttacaagAATTACCAATAGGAATCTTATTTCTCATTTAAAATCTTACTTTAATCAAGACCACACTTGGTTCCAGTGATCAGAATTAAAGATATGAACAGACTATAAGTGTTTCCGTCATCTTTGATCAGATGCATGTGGTGGTTGTAAATAACTGTGAACCAAATTTAAGGCATATTCATAAAAACTTTGGAATATAGTCTGTCTTTGGTTTGGCCTGTTAAGGATTAAGCTGTTAAATATATTCATTCTTATCACGACCATGCTGTTTAAAAGATTCAGTATCAGCAGTTTGGTTGAATGATTATTACAATttaatgttcaaaataaaattagaaTACATCTATGGCTGTTATGTTCAACAACTATTTCAACAGCTGAACTAGTCTTATGTTGCTGTTATTACCTTAAGCAGCGTTCACATGAATAAACGCATTCAATGAGTAGTTCACCTTTTTGAAAAATgagtttatttgctttctttcggagaatgagatgagaggattgataccactcctgtgtctgtgtgttaagaaGATGAACATGGTTAggcctagcttagcataaagagtaGAAGCAGGGGGGTTGCGCGATGGAATTATTTGACATACAACAGTGTATCTATACGCCCACTACGTCTGTGCAGCGCCTCATAGTGCTTTGGCTATTCACCAAAAAATAGTTCCAGAGTGTAAACCTCCTAAaacaaaactgtcatttttacatttctgtttgtgtagaaattaagcaaaaatggcaCAATGtgttaatgagctttagaggtgttggtaggtgtatttttgaactttggacagagcctgGCTAGcggtttccccctgcttccagtttttatcatttacaaaatgaacatcatgctttATTAACGAAAACTTGAAACaagtgattgagaccataaactcattaggaaagtgtttactgggGTGATAAATCAAGTGAgcagtagggtcattttctcatagactttcatacaattggacttctttttggaacCAAAAGAGTCGCCCTCTGCTGGAATGaaggtttaagtcacttctgcattggcttcgCTTTTCAAACCCAGAGCTTCCTGCttggtctttatgctaagctaggctaaccacatctGGATTGCAGCTCATCTCattctcagaaaaaaagtgaataagcaggttttcaaaaatgttgagCTATTACTTTAAAAGCGACACCAAAGCTGTTGACACAACCAACAAACCATACAGTCTCCctttgttttaatatgttgtaTTCTGTTAGCTTTTAATTGCCCACTGGCTATCTTTGACCCTGGTAAACTTGTGATATAAACTCATGATCAACGTACAAgccttaaagctggagtgcgggacttttacatataaatgaatgtccgtTACATTCCTCTGCTGGCTGAGCTAGCTAACTTCCGATTTAGCCCTTTGCTAACTTGACTATTTAActatttactctcactgccagaagagggagacagaagtTCCACACTCCAGGTttaaatcaaatgaataaaacaaaacaaacaaaaaaaacctccaatCATCCACCGCACTTTCATTAATTTGTGGAAACCTCTCCTTGTCTTTGTATCCTACTTGCAGAGGTGCTGAAGGAGGTGGATGAAGTATTTGAGAAGTACAAAGGTGAGCAAGATGCAGCTCAGAGAAAGCGCCTGCAGATCCAGCTGCAGCGGGCACTCATTATCAGCCAGGAGCTGGGCGACGAGAAGATCCACGTGGTGACCCAGATGACGGAGCTGGTGGAGAATCGCTCCCGCCAAATGGACTCCCACTCCCTGTGCCTCCAGGAACCCGGCGAGTCTGAGCGGCTCACTACAGAGCGGCGCTCCAACGTCCAAGAGTCCCCAGCTCCTGAACGCACCTCAGCCCGCCGCCCACGACGCCAACGCAACAGCGAGAGTCGTGACTCCAGCCACCCATCAGCCAACGGCTCTCTAGTAGACGACCCTGTGGAGGAACTCTCCCTACCTCCGCCCCGAGAGAAGAAATCCAAATCtgcgaagaagaagaagcgcAAGGCCAAACAGGAACGAGACGCCTCACCAGTCGACTTTGCAATCGACCCCAATGAGCCCACCTACTGTCTCTGCGAGCAAGTGTCTTATGGTGAGATGATCGGCTGCGACAATGACCAGTGCCCCATCGAGTGGTTCCACTTTTCCTGTGTGGGGCTGACCTACAAGCCCAAGGGCAAGTGGTACTGCCCCAAATGCAGAGGGGACAATGAAAAGACCATGGACAAAAGCCTAGACAAGAACAGAAAAGACCGCCGGTCCAGGTAGTGACCTGTCTTCAGTCACCCCTTGCTCATCTGGAAGATGTATTCATTCAGCCTGAGGGTTAAGACTATAAGATGTAGATGATAACAGTACACGTGATGTTGTAAGAGCACAATCGAACATTAGTAGCAGCGTTTATTATTAATCAAGGACAAGTTGTGATTGAACTTGTGCTGTTACATCACTGATTGTTCCCACTGGCTATAACTGTACTGTAGTCTCTAGGGAGTCCAGCTGCTGCAAGAATCATCAGCCTGAAGCTGCCATCCTCATGAAGTTATTTGCTTTTTgtgagatttttctttttgacttaTGACAACAAATGAAAGCATCTTTTGGTTTACTGTCACTTTTCATTCTGGACAAGGCCCTATTAAAAGAATAAGGTATTCCTGCTAATGgtcattattttcttgttttggcCAAAACAAGCcgtttttccttcatttcattttcaaacttctGAATTGTTCTGAATTATTTGAAATCAGTGTCTGTCTCTATACAATAATGGCTTGTAGAGAATATCCGTTCACATGTACAATGTTTGTAAGAGATTGATATTTAATTGAGGAGATGATTATTGATGGGGCActggactttgtgtttgtgGACTTAATGTTTTCACTGGTTCActattgtgtatatttctttttatattcattaaaacaaagtaTAGTCACTCAGTTACTATTCggttttctcttcttcactctCAACTGTTTTAAGCTCTGAAGGCCTGTGACTCTTGCTACAACAAAGTTTCTATTCAAGTCTGCCATTAGCCAAGATTTAGCCAACAAACCATACAACCTAATTAATTCATTAGCCAATTAATAAATATTAGCAAAGATTCTTTACCAACAAACATCAGTGTTCTTTTTTTAGCTCTGCTAAAATGTTGGTTTAATACTTTCAGtccagaatgaaatatctcCATAATGTTTTGATAGATCGCCATGAAGGTGTCACAGACATTCTCAGTCCCTATACGAGGGATTTGGTGATTCAGACTTAACATACATACTTGAGACACActttgaagtgaatgggaaggtgtgtctaaacttttgactggtactgtgtaatgtacagtggtggaagaagtagtCAGGTCccatacttaagtaaaagtagcaataccacaatgtaaaaatacgccaatacaagtaaaagtcctgcatttaaaaaccTTGTTAAAgcacagaagtattatcagctagattaacttaaaatattgaaagtaaaagtactggtTTTGTAGAAATTCTACAACcgtgactgatatattaaatatgtttaataaagtACACCATGTGAGACACTTAGAGGCAATATGTGTCTTTGGTGGAAATGCtaacaactcagacatctgaaacatgaacaCTGATTTCATAGAAGAgctcacaaaacaaaaaggttggGAATTACTGGTTTAATCTTAACGATGCAGTATAATTTataaacttattttatttaaaattttaacctgaaaagtaactagttattaaagctgtcaaataaatggagtggaatagaagtataaagtagcatcaaatagaaatactcaaagtACAACAAGGctacctcaaaattgtattgTAAAAGAACAGTACTAGAGTGAACATACTTTGTTACATTCCACCACCATAATATATTTATCAAGTCAAAGGTTCCACTTGTCCACCACTTCGGTTTATGACAGGACAGGACACTAATGACTGAATTCCCATCAGCTGTACTAAAATATTAATGCTAATGTGATGTAAACACTAATAGTCATATtgtcatgctaacattagcatattaCCCTGTTAAATGTTATACGGTTCACACAATGTTACACCAGTTAGCATGTTATTGTTTAGTCCTTCAGTTACCAGGAGGCAAATgtgaatgttagcatgctaatgttagctcaaTCATCATACAGCTTAGACTGATTAATTTAGTCACATAGAGTCAATGTAGAGCGACAGTCTGAACCGTCCTTAACTGGCTACTGACTACTTTGATTTAGGTAACAATATGAACATTTCTTCTGCATGACACCACCAATAGAACAAACTTTACCGTTTATGCCTAGTAAGGagctttctcttcatctttcatGCATCCaccaattttgttttttagcatGAAAGAATACAGTAGGCCAAGGATACTTTCACTCCCCACAATTTCATTCCTGTTAGCACAGCTCTTACCAGCATTAAATCCCATAGGGCACTCCAATGAACCCCTAGTAATGTACATAGTAATGATTTAAACTCAAGTAGACAATAGTTGTTCTCACCAATGTCAACCAATAAGTTCCCCAGCTAGGTTTCTATTAATTCCATAAGCATTTGAGTTTTTAGGCTTGAGAGGTGATTATACAGAAATGATTAAGCATGTCATTCATGAATTTTGGAGCTTCGTAAGTGCATATTGGCTATGAGCCTAAGAAACTGAATTGCAGTAGGCTTGACATTACATTGTCCAAAAGTCTCTAAGTTGCCTCCAAGTAATGCTTTGAGTTTAACCATTTCCCATGTACATTTACTTGTTTGTTGCAACaactgcaataaatcctaccctcatgaaggttataatgttttgcttttgataAAACTATGCTGTTGACTCAACTTTATGGTCTATCAGGTTGTTTGCTAGGCCGATCCTTAATTTATTGTTCTGTTGAACTGTACTGCATTATACTGGAAGGTGattcaatattcactctactgatataaaaaaatatgtctttgtGCTGTAGCCAGTGAATCATGGAGTAGCTAACTTCCTAAATGGCCTACAACAAAATTTATTGCTGTATATGACTAAGTATTGTTCCCTCAGATCCAGTTAAATTGGTGTCTGCACACTATCGGCACAGTGAAGAAACCATCTGTTGacatttattaaaattcatGTATGTATAGACATGTCTCTCTCCTTCCAGTTGAAACAAAATTACTCAACAAAACCGTCTCAAAAGTCACATTTCTAAAATTATACACCCAGATCAGACTGGGTTTGTTCTCAATCAACATATATATTTCAACATGAGAAGACTGTTCAATATTATGTACAGTCATGCCTATAGCATGGAAGACTCAGTTGTAATTTCCCCTGATACCGAAAAGGCTTTTGACCAAATTGAACCGCCTTTTATGCTGTCCGTCTTAGCTAAATTTGGTTTCAGTTAATCACTTATTAATTGGATAAGGTTTATTTATAAAG
This genomic interval carries:
- the ing2 gene encoding inhibitor of growth protein 2, whose amino-acid sequence is MLGHHYPNADKSQQLVNYVEDYLECVESLPLDIQRNVSLLREIDAKYQEVLKEVDEVFEKYKGEQDAAQRKRLQIQLQRALIISQELGDEKIHVVTQMTELVENRSRQMDSHSLCLQEPGESERLTTERRSNVQESPAPERTSARRPRRQRNSESRDSSHPSANGSLVDDPVEELSLPPPREKKSKSAKKKKRKAKQERDASPVDFAIDPNEPTYCLCEQVSYGEMIGCDNDQCPIEWFHFSCVGLTYKPKGKWYCPKCRGDNEKTMDKSLDKNRKDRRSR